From the genome of Miscanthus floridulus cultivar M001 chromosome 10, ASM1932011v1, whole genome shotgun sequence, one region includes:
- the LOC136486143 gene encoding uncharacterized protein: protein MTDKTQWPEVDLPFLVGAPLAKLPSGRLRKLRIKGWMEGGHKKKGSKDGKFTNEMEGEKGCDNDTAPTNAKGKKMIRGPMTCKRCGEKGHRPASSKCPLNGTAKKRKRRQPRKNVTIQPAEPSTPRRPTREEILCDSPGRVTRSMLAALLGEGTSSQVDTNSPVRMPTAAAPKKMTPKRKLHIG, encoded by the exons ATGACAGATAAAACACAATGGCCAGAAGTCGACCTACCTTTTTTAGTTGGTGCACCTCTAGCTAAATTACCTTCTGGAAGATTGAGGAAACTAAGAATCAAGGGATGGATGGAAGGTGGACACAAGAAGAAAGGTTCCAAAGATGGAAAATTTACCAATGAGATGGAGGGTGAGAAGGGATGTGACAATGATACTGCTCCAACAAATGCAAAGGGAAAGAAGATGATCAGAGGACCTATGACTTGCAAAAGATGCGGAGAAAAAGGTCATAGGCCAGCTAGTTCCAAGTGCCCGCTCAATGGGACTGCAAAAAAGAG AAAGCGTAGGCAACCGAGAAAAAATGTTACAATACAGCCAGCGGAACCTAGCACTCCACGGAGGCCgactagagaagaaattctatgTGATAGTCCAGGAAGGGTCACAAGAAG CATGCTTGCGGCGTTATTAGGGGAGGGCACATCTTCACAAGTTGACACCAATAGTCCCGTGAGGATGCCTACCGCTGCAGCACCCAAGAAGATGACACCGAAGAGGAAGCTACACATTGGATGA